Proteins encoded together in one Marispirochaeta sp. window:
- a CDS encoding response regulator transcription factor, translating to MSYSIVLAEDQSLIRDSLKTLISSHDDLDVCGTACNGHEALDLCRTLHPDIALPDVRMPNMSGLEVAAALRQEELECRIVLLTTFEEEQVFTEALSLGVEGVFLKDIQPDVFASALLCIARGLQDRTQIAVYAIRNRLIEDLD from the coding sequence ATGAGCTACTCAATTGTACTTGCTGAGGACCAGAGCCTTATCCGTGATTCCTTGAAAACCCTTATATCGAGCCATGATGATCTGGATGTCTGCGGCACGGCGTGTAACGGGCATGAAGCCCTCGATCTGTGCCGCACGCTGCATCCGGATATTGCACTGCCCGATGTCCGCATGCCGAATATGAGCGGACTGGAAGTCGCCGCCGCTCTTCGGCAAGAGGAACTGGAGTGCCGGATTGTACTGCTGACCACCTTCGAAGAAGAGCAGGTCTTTACTGAGGCCCTGTCACTCGGGGTTGAAGGGGTTTTTCTCAAAGACATTCAGCCTGATGTCTTTGCCTCCGCCCTGCTCTGCATCGCCAGGGGCCTGCAGGACCGCACCCAGATAGCCGTGTATGCCATCCGGAACAGACTGATTGAAGACCTCGATTGA
- a CDS encoding protein-L-isoaspartate(D-aspartate) O-methyltransferase — protein MRSGIHRILILACALGYLASSVFSQSVQDPYEGPRKRMVREIIQDARMTASYTGKENLDESVLETLRTVPRHLFVPDNLKGRAYQNRPLPIGYGQTISQPYIVALMTDLLELKASDRVLEIGTGSAYQAAVLAKLAARVYTLEIIPELAKSAGQRLADLGYDTVTVLQKDGYYGLAGEAPFDAILVTAAATHLPPPLVEQLKPGGRMVIPVGGPFMTQELIRLRKNQDGSISTEYLLPVAFVPLTGGH, from the coding sequence ATGAGATCCGGAATACACCGCATCCTGATTCTCGCATGCGCTCTTGGCTATCTTGCATCATCGGTTTTTTCTCAATCAGTACAGGACCCGTACGAGGGACCCCGCAAGAGGATGGTCCGGGAGATTATCCAGGATGCCCGCATGACTGCTTCGTACACCGGCAAAGAGAATCTTGATGAATCCGTACTTGAGACCCTCAGAACTGTTCCCCGGCACCTCTTTGTTCCGGACAATCTCAAAGGCCGGGCCTACCAGAACCGTCCCCTGCCGATCGGCTACGGTCAGACGATCTCCCAACCCTATATCGTCGCCCTTATGACGGACCTGCTGGAACTGAAGGCTTCCGACCGTGTTCTGGAGATCGGTACCGGGTCCGCCTACCAGGCGGCGGTACTGGCCAAACTGGCTGCCCGGGTGTATACCCTGGAAATCATCCCGGAACTGGCGAAAAGTGCCGGGCAGCGCCTGGCCGATCTGGGATACGACACTGTTACGGTCCTGCAGAAAGACGGCTATTACGGACTCGCCGGGGAAGCCCCCTTTGACGCCATCCTCGTGACCGCTGCTGCCACGCATCTTCCCCCGCCTCTGGTGGAACAGCTGAAACCCGGAGGCCGCATGGTCATTCCCGTGGGCGGCCCCTTTATGACCCAGGAACTGATCCGCCTGCGAAAGAACCAGGACGGAAGCATCAGTACCGAATATCTGCTGCCGGTTGCCTTTGTGCCCCTTACCGGAGGTCATTGA
- a CDS encoding flavodoxin domain-containing protein, with protein MNVLIVYDSFFGNTEKLAMAMAKAIKEDPKISAVSALRVEDAQKENPEKLDLLIVGSPTRAFRPSQAITGYLKRIPPAGLAGIKAAAFDTGISQEDASPRFLKLFIRLFGYAAKPIATGIRKKGAELVMPPEGFLVKDSEGPLKEGELQRAAAWAEECIKAG; from the coding sequence ATGAACGTTCTGATTGTCTATGATTCCTTCTTCGGGAATACCGAAAAACTCGCCATGGCAATGGCCAAGGCCATAAAAGAGGATCCAAAGATCAGTGCGGTCTCGGCTCTGCGGGTAGAAGATGCCCAGAAGGAAAATCCCGAGAAGCTGGATCTGCTGATTGTCGGCTCCCCTACCCGGGCTTTCCGGCCTTCCCAGGCAATAACCGGGTATCTTAAACGGATTCCCCCTGCTGGACTTGCCGGAATAAAAGCGGCCGCCTTTGATACGGGGATTTCCCAGGAAGACGCCAGCCCCCGGTTCCTGAAGCTCTTTATCCGGCTCTTCGGCTACGCGGCAAAACCGATTGCCACAGGGATCAGAAAAAAAGGCGCCGAACTGGTCATGCCCCCGGAGGGATTCCTGGTAAAGGATTCGGAAGGGCCGCTTAAGGAAGGAGAACTTCAGCGGGCCGCCGCCTGGGCCGAGGAGTGTATCAAGGCGGGATAA
- a CDS encoding extracellular solute-binding protein encodes MRIAGKTTAFIVVLTVLFVFIGCDNKKDAESSGGSSDKGGIELRVSWWGSESRHSATLEAIELYEERNPLVKIIPEYQGWDGYQNKLKAQIMAGNAPDVFSCISEWYGELIAADGLADISGMIDVSGHNPKYVDACSYDGKMYGVNLSVNAKTLIQNRTLLQEYSISPLEEPYSWDEMAGKFKEVYDKSGGKVYGISDYSVNADGMGFPLLQDYGYTALAKKTAYPYDNEKFIFTANDIRQYFRYFADLRKVNGVAPPEQSAINDLSANSLLVKRVTAFEINWAGSFYNYQDQMKNDLIMAPLPVGSNGETGDVARPGIIFSVFKKTKHQQEAAKFIDFFTNDPEVALILKTSRGVLPTESQRTALMESDALSSTDKKVMAIMNQIMKREFKDSYSGPAGNRELQSILPQIGQKIAFNKIGINDAVDEFMHEVGKLVQ; translated from the coding sequence ATGAGGATTGCTGGAAAAACTACCGCATTTATTGTTGTTTTGACTGTACTATTTGTTTTCATCGGCTGCGATAACAAAAAGGATGCTGAGTCAAGCGGAGGCTCCTCTGATAAAGGAGGTATTGAGCTTCGGGTTTCCTGGTGGGGATCAGAATCGCGTCATAGTGCTACCTTGGAAGCGATTGAGCTGTATGAAGAAAGAAACCCGCTGGTCAAGATTATTCCTGAGTATCAGGGTTGGGATGGGTATCAGAATAAGCTTAAGGCCCAGATTATGGCCGGAAATGCTCCAGATGTTTTCAGCTGTATATCCGAATGGTACGGTGAGCTGATTGCTGCCGATGGATTAGCCGACATAAGCGGAATGATAGATGTCAGCGGGCATAATCCTAAATACGTTGACGCTTGTTCGTATGATGGGAAAATGTATGGTGTGAATCTTTCTGTAAATGCCAAAACATTAATCCAAAACAGAACTCTGCTCCAGGAGTACAGTATAAGTCCCCTTGAAGAACCGTATTCCTGGGACGAGATGGCTGGTAAATTTAAAGAAGTTTACGACAAATCAGGTGGAAAGGTGTACGGAATCTCCGACTATTCAGTGAATGCCGATGGAATGGGGTTCCCTTTGCTGCAGGATTACGGCTATACTGCCCTGGCCAAGAAAACTGCCTATCCTTATGATAATGAAAAGTTTATCTTCACGGCGAATGATATACGGCAGTATTTTCGCTATTTCGCTGATCTTAGAAAAGTTAATGGAGTTGCACCTCCAGAACAGTCTGCAATCAATGATTTGTCTGCAAATTCATTACTCGTCAAAAGGGTTACAGCCTTCGAAATAAATTGGGCGGGGTCTTTCTATAACTATCAAGACCAGATGAAGAATGATCTGATCATGGCGCCATTACCGGTTGGTTCTAACGGAGAAACAGGTGACGTTGCTCGTCCCGGAATTATCTTTTCGGTCTTTAAGAAGACCAAGCATCAACAGGAAGCGGCAAAGTTTATAGACTTCTTTACTAATGACCCGGAAGTTGCCTTGATCCTGAAGACCAGTCGCGGTGTTCTGCCAACTGAATCTCAAAGAACAGCACTGATGGAATCTGACGCTCTAAGCAGTACTGATAAAAAAGTTATGGCTATTATGAATCAGATAATGAAGCGGGAGTTTAAGGATTCATATTCCGGACCTGCGGGCAACCGTGAATTGCAGTCAATTCTACCGCAGATTGGACAAAAGATCGCGTTTAACAAGATTGGTATTAATGATGCTGTTGATGAGTTCATGCATGAAGTTGGGAAGCTGGTTCAGTAA
- a CDS encoding histidine kinase has product MKYRLQPLLIVTISLLILSLLLIQGIVLSYSMSRILSDNTYEMTVELLEQKNLRLNERIREIRDIALSIAINKEIQEILAEVDRKDYYQQIRGNKTVSIFLSAIANSRNDISQIFIVTDRMEVYNYAHANGLIEQSLVKDEAFFHATEANVEGILATSNFFIRNDSSDKYVATFFRKLQDSGNKELGTLCIILNDKVLRNLLQEETEYHSRRYSFIVTGDNRVISPFAENPAGINELLQKEEKFIEKKIGNQDRDSIRLNGNEYLIILTSPNSYNWRIAQLIPYSEINKEIGVVLRNIISIGLSCIFLTVIVLYYFSKGITRPLRNLIQQMGVVAAGTFNISMRREGIVEIEELNTCFANMTDRIHDLLEEINREHQKIRRAELAALQAQINPHFLYNTLDLINWMAIARNAHDISRTVSDLGRLFRLGLNKGLDITTVKNEIEHVRCYINIQRDLSGHEISFKEEYDPKIFGFQTIKLILQPLVENSCIHGFSEGRKNREVRIMGRIDEECIVFTISDNGSGVDFEYLNFQLRKQDRCENDGYGIRNVHDRIRMQFGDKYGIKYMPAQSGTFVEVRIPQISMEGQ; this is encoded by the coding sequence ATGAAATACCGATTACAGCCTCTGCTTATCGTTACAATCAGTCTACTGATTTTATCTCTTCTTTTAATCCAGGGGATTGTGCTCAGCTATTCCATGTCAAGAATCCTTTCGGATAATACCTACGAAATGACTGTTGAGTTGCTGGAGCAAAAGAATCTGCGGTTAAATGAAAGAATTAGAGAAATCAGGGACATTGCCCTTTCCATCGCGATAAATAAAGAGATTCAGGAAATTCTGGCTGAGGTTGATCGAAAAGATTACTACCAGCAGATTCGAGGGAATAAAACTGTCAGCATTTTCTTGTCTGCCATAGCAAACTCACGTAATGATATAAGTCAAATCTTCATTGTAACTGACCGTATGGAGGTCTATAACTATGCTCATGCGAATGGTCTAATTGAGCAATCTCTGGTAAAAGACGAGGCTTTTTTTCACGCCACAGAGGCGAATGTTGAAGGTATACTTGCAACCAGTAATTTTTTCATACGTAATGATTCTTCAGATAAATACGTAGCCACTTTTTTTCGGAAACTTCAGGATTCAGGAAACAAAGAGCTAGGTACTTTGTGTATTATTTTGAATGATAAAGTTCTGCGTAATCTACTTCAGGAAGAGACCGAATATCATTCCAGGAGATACTCTTTTATCGTTACAGGAGATAACAGGGTTATTTCGCCTTTTGCGGAGAACCCTGCAGGGATTAATGAGTTACTGCAAAAGGAAGAAAAGTTTATAGAGAAGAAGATTGGAAACCAAGACCGGGACAGTATCCGGTTAAATGGAAATGAATATCTGATTATTCTTACTTCACCTAATTCATATAACTGGCGAATCGCCCAATTAATTCCTTACAGTGAGATCAATAAGGAGATCGGTGTTGTCTTGCGGAATATTATTTCGATTGGTCTATCATGCATCTTTCTTACTGTCATTGTTCTCTATTATTTCTCCAAAGGAATAACACGTCCTTTGCGAAACCTGATTCAGCAGATGGGAGTTGTGGCAGCCGGGACTTTCAACATTTCAATGAGACGGGAAGGTATTGTAGAAATTGAGGAGCTTAATACCTGCTTTGCCAACATGACTGACCGGATACATGATCTTCTGGAGGAGATAAACAGGGAACACCAGAAGATTCGGCGGGCTGAACTGGCAGCTTTGCAGGCACAGATAAATCCCCATTTTCTCTACAATACCCTGGATTTGATAAACTGGATGGCCATTGCACGGAATGCACATGACATTAGCAGAACCGTCTCTGATTTGGGTAGACTTTTTCGCTTGGGACTCAACAAGGGTCTGGACATAACTACTGTGAAAAATGAAATTGAGCATGTGCGTTGCTATATAAACATTCAGCGCGATCTTTCGGGTCATGAAATCTCTTTTAAAGAAGAATATGATCCGAAAATTTTCGGATTTCAGACGATCAAACTAATTCTGCAACCCCTGGTAGAAAATTCATGTATTCATGGATTTTCTGAAGGGCGGAAAAACAGGGAGGTTCGAATAATGGGCAGAATAGATGAGGAGTGCATTGTCTTCACAATTTCCGATAACGGATCCGGTGTCGATTTTGAATACCTTAATTTTCAATTGAGAAAACAGGACAGGTGCGAGAACGATGGTTATGGGATTAGAAATGTACACGACAGAATAAGAATGCAATTTGGTGACAAGTACGGTATTAAGTATATGCCTGCGCAGAGCGGTACTTTTGTAGAAGTTCGCATTCCTCAGATATCGATGGAAGGACAATGA
- a CDS encoding response regulator, which yields MTMLYRMLIVDDEQFVINGLKNAIDWEKYGIKIVGEAKNGQEALAFICSNSIDILFTDIKMPSMDGIQLIEKVRMIDRSMKIIVLSGYEDFDYARTAIFYKVTDYLLKPVTIDRIKDVIKRLINQCNEEYERKTHDLELEQKLKEAFPLMEERFYSRLLQGVYEEELHSLLDIDLRNRTFRVVIAHIDNIWHEGYEEMSQKERQMLLLRVSDLITRDLGHGHDVVMQPYLSNNIILLFKFLDDHNIDVLTKTFETMQKNIRRREGISISLSYGNCYNQVNDIQYSFNEAIEALKHKLYYGNGSIISYEDIVHNQRSYIDILSGWKRELTDSINLQDAAKAKDILLRMQEILQGNNRYTIYYIRKLSMEIILVLSLTLCDKNEELEKIYYTKNDLLEYIQQLETLDSIFTALIDIYTTVISYMNEKRHNKNRTIINLVVKYINEHIDKEITLEKIAQEVYLTPNYIGHIFKETIGVNFNEYVTQVRIEHARKLLKKPENKVYDVSLMVGYKNPHYFTKLFKKYTGVTPSCYKDW from the coding sequence ATGACAATGTTGTATCGCATGCTGATTGTTGATGATGAGCAATTTGTGATAAATGGACTTAAGAATGCCATCGATTGGGAGAAGTATGGAATAAAGATCGTCGGTGAAGCGAAGAATGGCCAGGAGGCCCTCGCTTTTATTTGCTCAAATTCGATTGATATTCTGTTTACCGATATAAAAATGCCTTCGATGGATGGTATCCAACTGATCGAGAAGGTCAGGATGATCGATCGAAGTATGAAAATTATTGTGCTGAGCGGATATGAAGATTTTGATTATGCACGCACTGCCATTTTTTATAAAGTTACAGATTATCTGCTGAAGCCCGTGACTATCGATAGAATTAAAGATGTAATAAAACGATTGATCAATCAATGTAATGAGGAGTATGAGCGAAAAACACATGACCTTGAACTGGAACAAAAGCTAAAAGAAGCCTTTCCCTTAATGGAAGAGCGTTTTTATTCACGTCTGCTCCAAGGGGTTTATGAAGAGGAGCTGCATTCCTTACTTGATATTGATTTACGTAATCGGACATTCAGGGTTGTTATAGCTCATATCGATAATATTTGGCATGAAGGCTACGAAGAAATGTCCCAAAAAGAGCGGCAAATGCTCTTGCTGCGTGTGTCTGATTTGATTACCCGGGATTTGGGGCACGGACACGATGTGGTTATGCAGCCGTATCTTTCAAATAATATTATTCTTCTTTTTAAATTTCTTGATGATCATAACATTGATGTACTGACTAAAACATTCGAAACCATGCAGAAAAATATCCGGCGGAGGGAGGGAATATCCATCTCTCTTAGTTACGGGAACTGCTATAATCAGGTTAACGATATTCAATACTCATTTAATGAGGCAATTGAGGCTCTGAAACACAAGCTCTATTACGGGAATGGCAGCATTATCTCATATGAAGATATAGTACATAATCAGAGAAGCTATATAGATATTCTAAGTGGTTGGAAACGGGAACTGACAGATAGCATAAATCTTCAGGATGCCGCCAAAGCGAAAGATATCCTCTTAAGGATGCAGGAAATTCTACAGGGAAATAATCGCTACACCATTTATTATATTCGTAAACTTAGTATGGAGATAATCCTGGTCTTGTCTTTGACTCTTTGCGACAAGAATGAAGAACTTGAAAAGATCTATTACACAAAAAACGATTTGCTGGAATATATCCAGCAACTGGAAACCCTTGATTCTATTTTTACTGCGCTTATTGATATTTATACAACGGTGATAAGCTACATGAATGAAAAGCGCCATAATAAGAACAGAACAATTATCAATTTAGTTGTTAAATATATCAATGAGCATATAGATAAAGAGATTACCCTGGAGAAAATAGCACAAGAGGTGTATTTAACACCGAATTATATTGGCCATATTTTCAAGGAGACTATTGGCGTTAATTTCAATGAGTATGTAACCCAGGTTCGTATAGAGCATGCGAGAAAGCTGTTAAAGAAACCAGAAAACAAGGTTTATGATGTTTCGTTGATGGTTGGTTACAAAAACCCTCATTACTTTACAAAACTTTTTAAAAAGTATACCGGTGTAACTCCTTCATGCTACAAAGACTGGTAG
- a CDS encoding sugar ABC transporter permease, with the protein MNKHKEYIAAFIFLAPWLCGLFAFTLWPFLESFIMSFQKTNLFSKQFIGLRNYHELFFNDSRFIKSVFVTVKYVLISVPLKLSFALFVAMLLKGDIKGMHAYRTVIYIPSLIGATVAVAAMWTQLFGTDGLINSLLALIGIPGRGWIAHPSTALGVLIVLAVWQFGSSMVIFLAGLKNIPNNLYEACRVDGGSRFDNFIHITIPMLSPIILFNFVLQTIGSFQIFTQAYLITRGGPMDETLFMVLYIYNKAFMSSRMGFASAMSWMLLVLIVATTGIIFFSAKHWVYYASK; encoded by the coding sequence GTGAACAAACATAAAGAATATATCGCGGCATTCATTTTCCTCGCGCCATGGTTATGCGGTTTATTTGCGTTTACCCTGTGGCCGTTTCTGGAATCCTTTATAATGTCCTTTCAGAAAACAAATCTTTTTTCAAAACAATTTATCGGACTGAGAAACTATCATGAACTATTCTTTAATGATTCCCGATTTATTAAATCAGTTTTTGTCACAGTAAAATATGTGTTGATTTCAGTACCACTCAAACTATCGTTTGCGCTCTTTGTTGCAATGCTGCTGAAGGGCGACATTAAGGGGATGCACGCTTATCGGACTGTAATCTATATTCCTTCTCTCATTGGTGCAACTGTAGCTGTCGCTGCAATGTGGACCCAACTTTTTGGGACCGATGGTTTAATAAATAGTCTGCTTGCGCTGATTGGTATTCCTGGAAGGGGCTGGATTGCTCATCCTTCGACTGCACTAGGAGTCTTAATTGTCCTCGCTGTGTGGCAATTCGGTTCTTCCATGGTAATCTTCCTTGCAGGATTAAAAAACATCCCCAATAATCTGTATGAAGCCTGCAGGGTTGATGGTGGCAGCAGGTTTGATAATTTTATTCACATAACCATACCGATGTTGTCGCCAATAATCCTTTTTAATTTTGTCTTGCAGACAATTGGCTCCTTCCAGATATTTACCCAAGCCTATCTTATAACCAGGGGAGGTCCTATGGATGAGACTCTTTTTATGGTTCTCTATATCTATAACAAAGCCTTTATGAGCTCTCGTATGGGCTTTGCAAGTGCTATGTCCTGGATGCTCTTGGTGCTAATTGTGGCGACAACGGGCATAATATTCTTTAGCGCTAAACACTGGGTTTATTACGCAAGTAAGTAG
- a CDS encoding carbohydrate ABC transporter permease — translation MASYKKLVFGKHLFLILFSLIMIYPLLWLFLSSLKPNDEIFSTIKLIPTQWLWKNYAIGWKAIPGYHFGVFFLNTFKVVGLIMFGNVLSTTMAAYSFARLRFPMKGILFAVLMGTLMFPQQILLIPRYVLFSRFGWTNSYAPLIVPAFAAQVSGAFFVFLMVQFMRGIPKELDEAAIVDGCGFFRVFWNILLPNCTPAIFTIGLFSFMWAWNDFLNQLIYINDVGDFTISLALRLFLDNAAAVNWGPLFAMSILSLFPLLVLFFGAQRFFVEGIATTGVKG, via the coding sequence GTGGCATCATACAAAAAACTGGTATTTGGAAAGCATCTTTTTTTGATTCTTTTCAGTCTGATAATGATCTATCCTCTATTATGGCTCTTTTTAAGCAGCCTCAAGCCGAATGATGAAATCTTTTCCACTATCAAGTTAATTCCAACTCAATGGTTGTGGAAAAACTATGCTATCGGCTGGAAGGCGATTCCTGGATATCATTTTGGGGTCTTTTTCCTAAATACTTTTAAGGTAGTCGGCCTGATTATGTTTGGGAATGTTCTCAGCACTACAATGGCAGCATACTCTTTTGCAAGGCTGAGATTTCCCATGAAGGGGATCCTTTTTGCTGTTTTAATGGGTACTCTTATGTTTCCGCAACAGATTCTGCTTATACCACGGTATGTTCTCTTTTCTCGATTTGGCTGGACCAACTCATATGCTCCGTTGATTGTCCCTGCATTTGCTGCCCAGGTTTCAGGAGCTTTTTTTGTTTTCCTAATGGTTCAGTTTATGCGGGGTATTCCAAAGGAGTTGGATGAAGCGGCTATTGTTGATGGGTGTGGATTCTTCAGGGTTTTTTGGAATATTCTCCTGCCTAATTGCACCCCGGCGATTTTTACCATTGGTCTCTTTTCTTTTATGTGGGCATGGAATGACTTTTTAAACCAATTGATCTACATCAATGATGTTGGTGACTTTACTATTTCACTTGCTTTGAGATTGTTTCTGGACAATGCCGCAGCGGTTAACTGGGGACCACTGTTTGCGATGTCTATACTTTCTCTTTTTCCATTATTGGTTCTCTTTTTCGGGGCCCAAAGATTCTTTGTCGAGGGAATTGCAACAACCGGAGTCAAAGGCTGA
- a CDS encoding Gfo/Idh/MocA family oxidoreductase, which produces MIKAALIGTGNIAQQHIRGFLAYPRRCKIEVLADIYPESAEETKNRHGLDAEVYSDYRKVLDRSDIDLVDICGPPHTHAEISIAALDSGKHVLVEKPMAASLADCDAMLKAVKRSGRTLSVVAQNRFRPALMNLKTILDTGLAGDIVHVQVNSYWWRGHSYYDLWWRGTWEKEGGGCTLNHAVHHIDALIWMMGMPYDVLAVMGNTSHDNAEVEDLSMSFVRFENGALGQITASVVHHGEEQELIFQGKNARVSAPWKVCASSAKQNGFPVKNDDLQQRIKGYYATLPRIEFAVPHQGQINDVLQAIEDGKDPLIRGEDGKNTLELITAIYKSAITGEKVTLPLAKEDPFYTMEGILSRAPRFYKKSASVVKFDDNDITIGNI; this is translated from the coding sequence ATGATTAAAGCAGCATTAATAGGAACAGGTAACATCGCGCAACAGCATATCAGGGGATTTCTGGCATATCCTCGGCGATGTAAAATTGAGGTTTTAGCGGATATATATCCAGAGTCCGCGGAAGAAACGAAGAACCGGCATGGGCTGGATGCCGAGGTTTATTCGGATTATCGAAAGGTCCTGGACAGGAGTGATATTGACCTGGTGGACATTTGCGGTCCGCCCCATACCCACGCAGAAATTAGCATCGCGGCCCTGGACAGCGGAAAGCATGTTCTTGTCGAAAAGCCCATGGCTGCATCCCTCGCGGATTGTGATGCGATGCTTAAAGCGGTAAAAAGAAGCGGACGGACCCTGTCGGTGGTTGCACAGAACCGTTTTCGGCCGGCATTGATGAATTTGAAAACGATCCTGGATACCGGACTCGCCGGGGATATTGTCCACGTGCAAGTTAACTCCTACTGGTGGCGGGGACACAGTTACTATGACCTGTGGTGGCGGGGAACCTGGGAGAAGGAGGGGGGCGGCTGTACCCTGAACCACGCGGTCCATCACATCGATGCCCTGATCTGGATGATGGGAATGCCTTATGACGTCCTCGCCGTAATGGGTAACACTTCTCATGATAACGCGGAGGTGGAGGACCTTTCTATGTCCTTTGTACGGTTTGAAAACGGGGCCCTGGGGCAGATTACCGCTTCGGTTGTGCATCACGGGGAGGAACAGGAGCTGATTTTCCAGGGGAAGAATGCCCGGGTCTCTGCTCCATGGAAGGTATGTGCTTCGTCGGCAAAACAGAATGGTTTTCCAGTTAAAAATGATGATTTACAGCAGCGAATAAAAGGGTATTACGCTACGTTACCCAGGATAGAGTTTGCAGTTCCCCACCAAGGACAGATTAATGATGTACTACAAGCAATTGAAGATGGCAAAGATCCTTTGATTCGGGGTGAAGATGGAAAAAACACTCTGGAGCTGATTACTGCTATTTATAAGTCTGCCATAACCGGAGAAAAGGTAACTTTGCCTTTGGCCAAAGAAGATCCTTTTTACACTATGGAAGGTATTCTCTCCCGGGCCCCCAGATTTTACAAGAAGAGTGCAAGTGTCGTAAAATTCGATGACAACGATATAACAATAGGGAACATATAA
- a CDS encoding Gfo/Idh/MocA family oxidoreductase produces MFQKADGANYAPKGKPTPVCGKGEFPFAAVGLDHGHIYGMCNGLIEAGGELKWVWDPDPEKVRDFTKRYPGVKVARSEAEVLEDSDIRLVAGAAVPADRCELGMRVMDHGKDYFTDKTPLTTLEQLEQARKKASETGLKYAVYYSERLHVESAVFAGKLVKQGAIGRVLQVLGTGPHRIGGVRPDWFWENERFGGILCDIGSHQIEQFLFYSGAKDARVVHSQVANYNHKEHPDFQDFGDAVLVGDNGTSNYFRVDWFTPDGLSTWGDGRLTILGTDGYIELRKYLDVCRDDEGDQVYMVNHEGMQHFSVRGQVGYPFFGQLIRDCLDRTETAMTQEHAFKAVELAILAQEKAASIE; encoded by the coding sequence ATGTTTCAAAAAGCCGACGGAGCTAATTACGCGCCTAAAGGAAAGCCGACGCCGGTCTGCGGTAAGGGAGAATTCCCTTTTGCAGCGGTCGGACTTGATCACGGCCACATCTACGGTATGTGCAACGGGCTTATCGAGGCCGGGGGAGAACTGAAATGGGTCTGGGACCCTGACCCGGAGAAGGTCCGGGATTTTACAAAACGATATCCCGGAGTCAAGGTCGCACGCTCAGAAGCGGAAGTCCTGGAAGACTCAGACATTCGGCTGGTAGCCGGGGCTGCGGTGCCGGCAGACCGCTGTGAGCTGGGCATGCGGGTAATGGACCATGGAAAGGACTATTTTACCGACAAGACGCCCCTGACAACCCTGGAGCAGCTGGAACAGGCCAGAAAGAAGGCCAGCGAGACTGGATTAAAATACGCCGTCTATTACAGCGAGCGTCTGCATGTGGAGAGCGCCGTGTTTGCAGGGAAGCTGGTGAAGCAGGGGGCTATCGGCCGGGTTCTGCAGGTTCTGGGGACGGGTCCCCACCGGATCGGCGGGGTGCGGCCGGACTGGTTCTGGGAGAATGAACGCTTTGGCGGAATTCTCTGCGACATCGGCAGCCACCAGATTGAGCAGTTCCTTTTTTACAGCGGAGCAAAGGACGCAAGGGTTGTCCACAGTCAGGTGGCAAATTACAATCATAAGGAGCATCCGGATTTCCAGGACTTCGGGGATGCCGTTCTTGTCGGCGACAACGGTACGAGTAACTACTTTCGGGTGGACTGGTTTACCCCCGACGGACTATCTACATGGGGAGACGGGCGCCTGACTATTCTTGGTACCGACGGTTATATTGAACTGCGGAAGTATCTGGACGTATGCCGGGACGATGAGGGCGACCAGGTCTACATGGTAAACCATGAGGGCATGCAGCATTTTTCCGTTCGTGGACAGGTCGGGTATCCGTTTTTTGGGCAACTTATCCGGGACTGCCTGGACCGGACCGAGACAGCCATGACCCAGGAACACGCATTTAAGGCGGTGGAGCTGGCGATACTGGCCCAGGAAAAGGCAGCGAGCATAGAATGA